TAAGGAGCTGCTGTATGTGAGGGTTAGGTACTTGGACATTGTTATAGAAAGATTGACTTTGTGTCTCTTGAGGAAGCTGGCTGGCTACAACCGGCCACTGGATGGGAGCGATAGCACAGTGCCCCAAGTGGCAAATATGATGATCGCCATCATGAGACCCACTGTGACAAGGGTGAGGGTCTAGGATCCCCTCCGCTAGTTGATCTGGAGAGGATAAAGTCTGCGCATCTTCCATAAGCGAAAGCGAGATGCTACTTACTGCAAGTACCATCACTAAAGTTGCGATAATTTTTCGTATTAGACCGGTCATTTACCTTCTCTCAGAGCGACTCGGATGGCATTTTCACACGAATAAAGGTGTAGCTCAAGTGATTTATTGCTCTGCCACACCATGCCCGAAACTTTTCCACTATTGATCAGAAGGTTAGTGAGAAGAAGCTAATATGGATATCGAAGAATTCTTTGCGAATTTTTCCAGCGATCTCTTCTTGAAAGAAGGCCTGGCACTCACTCGCCTTCATGGTATCGCTCTTAGAATAGACAACCTTGCCCTTCTTGCTAAGAACCAGAGAGCTGCTTAAGGACTCTTCATCAAACGCTGTTTCAGCAGATAGAGCCATGCAATGGCCTGTTTCTTCGCTACCAGCGATGGAAGCGCCGGTATTATTGATAGTCATAAGTCGAAACTGAGTTTCCACCAGAAGTGCAGCAAACTTATCTCCAGCATCAGGACCGCTGAAGGCATCAGCCTTTGCAACCACTCCATCGAAACTTACTTGAGCCCCTTCTGCACCCGCTGTCACAGAGCGTCTTTTAATCTGGGGAGCATTTTGAAATGCAGTTGATCCGCAGCCGAAAAGAACTGAACTTGCCAAGAAATATGTGAATAGCTTAATTGACTTCATGTTTCGTCTCCTAATTCTTTCCCTGATAGATGACGGTACTACCCTGGCTGCACTGAATTTCTGACTTTGTTGAGAACACCAGTGGCCCTACAATATCACAAAGTTTCTGACAACTTCGTTTATCGCTAACACTAGCTTGGTATAAGACCTCCTCTTGTCCATCGCCATCAACTCTCACCAACTTACAACTCGCGCTTCCAGCAAGCGATAAGGCATTGACATCGCCAAACGTAAGATCTTTGTTTAGATCTATGTCTAAGGCAATTAACTGCGATTCAAACTGTCGCCCCTGAGTATCCGTAACTCGTGCGAATACCTCTGCCTCAGCAAAGCCTAATGGCACATCGATATCGATGGATGTCGCGCCACCGGAAGACTCTCCGATAAGCTCTTCGTCATGGAAAATTTCGATTTTTTGAATTGGCGCATATTTCTCTTCGGTTTGTAGACTCAAACTGAAAGTGCTACCCCGTGTCGGTCGAATCACATCGCCAACCTCTTGAATCGTAGCCTTAGCCTTAACTGCATCCATGAAGGCATTGAGATCCATCGATCTTGAATTATTCACAGCCTTTGAGAAGTTTCCTGTCACGGAACTGGCTAGCAACTCAGCCTTCACTTCTTGAGCTGTTAAATCTGGGGCATAAGACCAAAACAAGGCGACTGCACCAGCCACATGGGGCGAGGCCATCGATGTCCCGCTTAGGGGTGCATACGCCTCGTTCGGGCTTGGCGCTAACGATGTTGGAATCGTAGAGACAATGTCTTGACCTGGTGCAGCGATATCGACGGAGGTCTGACCAAAGTTAGAAAATACAGCTAGGTCGCCTCCTCCATGGAGAGCTGCCACTGAAATGATTCCCGGATCTTCATACGATGCTGGATAAGCCGGTTGAAGATCATTGTCATTGTTCTCATTTCCTGCAGCGATCACCAGCAACTTACCTGCGCTGGTGTTAGTCGCAATTGCGTTAACTTCGAGCTGACTAGGAGGACCTCCCCCCAACGACAAATTCATAAGCTTAGCATTAGTTTGGGATACATACGTTAAGCCGTTAATAATCATCTCAGACGTTCCAAAGCCTTCGTCACCAAGGACTTTTACGGCGATGATTTGAGCCTTCCAACAAACTCCGGTGATACCTAACTGGTTGTCACCCAACGCTCCGATCGTACCGGCTACGTGGGTTCCGTGCGCCTGACGATCGATGAAGTCATCAATATTTGCCGACGAGTAGTCCCGACTCAGACCTGGCAGAACATTATCTTTGAGATCGGGGTGATTGGGATCAATTCCCGTGTCAAGCACTGCCACGATTGTATTCGAACAATCCGTTAGATTTTCCCAGGCAGCATCAGCTTGAATGTCCATATCCGGTGTAAAAGGGGTATCACCGATAGGGTCCTGACCATTATTCGCAAGGCCCCATAAAGTGTTGTAAAGGGTATCATTGGGGACTCGCGTCGAGTAGCTTAGGGAGTTTCCCGTACTGTATGCGACGAGAGGGTCTATGGCTGTTTCTTCTTCCAACCGGTCCTGCTTCGCTAAGCCCAAATCCTGGTATTCAAAAAGATAGGTGTTCTCTTGAAGCAAATTCTTCGACTTCTTTATGCCGTGCTTCACTTCAAATTCACGAATGTCATCATCTGCAATGGTGTCCTTGAATTGAACCAAAAGATGATTTGCAATGTAGACGTAGGACTGCTTGACTTCAGTCTTATCCGCGGAAAGCGTATCGCGGATGATGAAGTTTTGAAATGATTTATGATTCGCTCGCACCAGGGTTGCTCGCGTTGGGTTGCCGTCTCGATCAAAACCTTCTTTGCTTTCCAATACTTCGCTATCGCGAAGATAGGCTAGATGCTTATCTTTAAGAGACGCAAAACGCGGCTTTGGGGACGTAGGCTTTCGTACTTCTACTTTCCGAGATCCGTTCGCTTGTTCTATCCGTACCGGCTGAATGCGAGGCTCTTCAGAGCTTTCAGTCACGAAGCGATTGAAGCCAGACTCAGCAAAACTCGTAGGCGACACTGGATTTTCAGAAGAAATGGTTTCCTCTGCTGCTATCTCACTAATTTTATTATTTTGTCCTGTAGATGGAAGCTCTCGATCCAGTTTTAAATAAAGAAACATACCAACGGCAAGCGTTCCCAACGCCAGCCCTACCCGTAAGGTGTATTTCATTTTGTCTCCGTCCCCTAGAGTTTTTGCTTGATACTCGGTCTGCGCATCATGATTCTTGCAATTTAACGACCAGCAAATATTACTTGGCAGCCAAACGATTCAAGGTATATAGAGAAGCGACAGGTGCCCAAGGACTGAACACTGTTTACAGTTCTATCATCACTTCAGTGATGCTATCCTATTCTACACGAATCAGTTTTTTTTGAGGGAGGCAGATATGTCCTTAGAAAGTCCACATTCCTTACTCAATGAGTATCTCCAGGAGTTCGCCCACGAAATTGGCATTATTTGTGCCCTCGAAGCCGGTGGGAAAATCGACTCCAAAGAGGCCTATTCGCAAGTAAAGGCTAAGTGGAAGGAATTAAAAGCGAAAAAGAAAGAGCTATTTCCCAAGATTGATCAGGTTGGCTAATCCTTAGACAGCTTACTCACGCAGACGGAAACGGCTACCTGAGCGGCTCCCACGACCTAAGCACTCTGTTGCTTAGCGGGGACTGGCTGCTTTTGGCTCGCAGCAAAATAATCATCAGCCACTCTTTCGAGATCTTCCAAAGACTCATGAACCTGCCTTCTTACAGATTCGAACTCTTGATCGTTAAGATCCCGAGGTACCATCAAAGGCTCGCCATAGACTACTGCCACCCTACTAAATGGTTTTGGAATACGGAACTGATCCCAGCTCTTGTGCAAGACCCATTGTTTTTCACCCACGGTGCAAAGAGGCTGAATCGGGGTTCCCGTTCGGGATGCAAGGGTGATAATTCCTGACTTGACGACTTTCACAGGGCCACGGGGTCCATCAACTGTGATGGCCGCAGACCAGCCCTTATTAACTTCATCAATAAGACCCTTCAAAGCTTCTTTTCCTCCCCGAGAGGATGAACCTCGAACGCTTGTCATGCCTATCATTCGAGCCAGGAAAGCGACGAATTCTCCATCGAAGGAGCGGCTCACAAGAAGACAGATCTTATGCTTAGCGTGAGAAAGAATCCCAGCGAAGCAGTTGTTGTGCCAGGAGGCAATCGCGTAGTTCTGCTTCGAGGTTAAGGCCTTCGCTCGATCGAAATTATAGCTTTGGACAAGTTCATAGCGATAGCTCTTG
The genomic region above belongs to Pseudobacteriovorax antillogorgiicola and contains:
- a CDS encoding S8 family peptidase, with protein sequence MKYTLRVGLALGTLAVGMFLYLKLDRELPSTGQNNKISEIAAEETISSENPVSPTSFAESGFNRFVTESSEEPRIQPVRIEQANGSRKVEVRKPTSPKPRFASLKDKHLAYLRDSEVLESKEGFDRDGNPTRATLVRANHKSFQNFIIRDTLSADKTEVKQSYVYIANHLLVQFKDTIADDDIREFEVKHGIKKSKNLLQENTYLFEYQDLGLAKQDRLEEETAIDPLVAYSTGNSLSYSTRVPNDTLYNTLWGLANNGQDPIGDTPFTPDMDIQADAAWENLTDCSNTIVAVLDTGIDPNHPDLKDNVLPGLSRDYSSANIDDFIDRQAHGTHVAGTIGALGDNQLGITGVCWKAQIIAVKVLGDEGFGTSEMIINGLTYVSQTNAKLMNLSLGGGPPSQLEVNAIATNTSAGKLLVIAAGNENNDNDLQPAYPASYEDPGIISVAALHGGGDLAVFSNFGQTSVDIAAPGQDIVSTIPTSLAPSPNEAYAPLSGTSMASPHVAGAVALFWSYAPDLTAQEVKAELLASSVTGNFSKAVNNSRSMDLNAFMDAVKAKATIQEVGDVIRPTRGSTFSLSLQTEEKYAPIQKIEIFHDEELIGESSGGATSIDIDVPLGFAEAEVFARVTDTQGRQFESQLIALDIDLNKDLTFGDVNALSLAGSASCKLVRVDGDGQEEVLYQASVSDKRSCQKLCDIVGPLVFSTKSEIQCSQGSTVIYQGKN
- a CDS encoding lysophospholipid acyltransferase family protein; protein product: MKTVKRWLLLRISFFLCWLFHKSYRYELVQSYNFDRAKALTSKQNYAIASWHNNCFAGILSHAKHKICLLVSRSFDGEFVAFLARMIGMTSVRGSSSRGGKEALKGLIDEVNKGWSAAITVDGPRGPVKVVKSGIITLASRTGTPIQPLCTVGEKQWVLHKSWDQFRIPKPFSRVAVVYGEPLMVPRDLNDQEFESVRRQVHESLEDLERVADDYFAASQKQPVPAKQQSA